The following are from one region of the Armatimonadota bacterium genome:
- a CDS encoding transposase — protein sequence MKAQCSMQTAFSFRDDREIRLDFDGRRITSDAGLVALREFDERIGFTAEIARCLRDRRHSSYVRHDLKQLIIQRLYGIVPGTKIRMTPSACAAEPVPTVVESSESKRRLSRARSGKIEPKH from the coding sequence GTGAAGGCACAGTGCTCCATGCAGACCGCCTTCTCCTTCCGCGATGATCGAGAAATCCGCCTGGATTTTGACGGTCGCCGGATCACGTCCGATGCCGGTCTCGTCGCCCTGCGCGAGTTCGATGAGCGTATCGGTTTCACCGCCGAAATCGCCCGTTGTCTGCGTGACCGGCGCCATTCCTCGTACGTTCGCCACGACCTCAAGCAGCTCATCATCCAACGCCTGTACGGCATCGTGCCGGGTACGAAGATCAGAATGACGCCCAGCGCCTGCGCTGCGGAGCCTGTCCCAACGGTAGTGGAAAGCTCAGAAAGCAAACGGCGGCTCTCTCGGGCACGATCTGGCAAGATCGAGCCCAAGCACTAA